The genomic window GCGTGACTGCTAATGCAGTATCAGCGATAATTACACAACGTTGGTAGTTGTCTATCTGTTTATAACTATGGTTTTAGGGATGCTGATATCTTTGTGTTTTAAGATTAAATGGGAATGAGAGGATATCATGTTCTAGGATTAAAAGTGATGAAAATGAGGTTTTTTAGGAGCAAAGATGATGATCATTTAATGTTTTAAGATTaacggtggtgatgatgatgatattttGGTGTTTTAGGATcaaagatgaagatgaagatttGGACGAGTTGATGAATGCCAGGGATGACCCCAACGGCAACAACCCACACAAGGTGAATTTGTTATTTAGAATAAGTTGtatatttcctttttatttgtaaCGTGTATGTACGTATTTATATTCataaatctgtgtgtttgtgtattgcaGTCGGTCTCCCCAGGTCCGGGGGAACACCCACTCCAATACAACTACAGTCTGTGGTTTAGCAGAAGGACTCCTAGCAGACCGGCCAGCATCCAAAGCTACGAGCAGAACATCCGACAGATTGCCACAGTTGCCTCTGTAAGCACTGCTGTGTGATTAGGCTGAACAGTTCTGGTGCACCAGTTCTGGTGCCACCGAGTTTTTGATTTGGTGGTATCctaacacatttatttttgattgGTAAATTGTTAACAGTTCTGGTTGATGTACTGTGTCTGTTTTTAGGTTGAACCGTTCTGGAAACTGCAGTCATCTGGTTTAActctgtgggggtgtgtgtggttgtaggtGGAACAGTTCTGGAAGCTGTACAGTCATCTGATTCGACCTGGAGATCTAACGGGACACAGTGACTTCCACCTCTTTAAGGAAGGGATCAAACCGATGTGGGAGGTAAGTGTATATTATAGGGTATTATCATCACtattatacatatttattcatGGTTACTAACGAAAAATAAAGTAGTTTCTCTTTCATTGCGCAGAGACATTCTGCAGTCGAGCACCAGTGGTAGAGCTTAGCTATATGTGATTGGCGGCAAGATCGATTTTCCTAAAAAATCAGAAGAAATTATGAATTTTTCAGAAATTTGACTGGAGCGGTCTGAAAGATATATTCTGCTCAAAAAACTGATCAGCTCAAACAAAGGCGGCCAaaaaagagtgagtgtgtgtgtgtgtgtttatatgtatacatatcaTGTGTGTTTTATAGGATGATGCAAACCGAAGTGGGGGCAAGTGGATCATCCGTCTTCGTAAAGGGCTGGCGAGTCGTTTCTGGGAGAACATCATCCTGGCCATGGTGGGGGAGCAGTtcatggtgggggaggaggtctgTGGCGTGGTGGTGTCCATACGCTTCCAGGTACTGTACCATTAGAAATAGTACTACAGTAATGTCTGACCCTAACCTTGCAGCTGTGGATGTGTTCTATACTGTCTAACCATATAGGTGTGGATGTGTTCTATACTCTCTAACCCTATAGGTGTGGATGCATtctattgcgtgtgtgtgtgggtttaaaCTCTCTGacccaacgtgtgtgtgtgtgtgtgtgtgtgtgtgtgtgtgtgtgtgtgtgtgtgttacaggaaGACATCTTGTCCATCTGGAACCGGACGTCCAGCGACCAGACCACAACGTCCCGCATCCGAGACACTCTGAGACGAGTCTTAAACCTTCCTCCCAACACCATCATGGAGTATAAAACGCACAACGACAGCATCAAGTAAGACTCTCTAACCCGAACCAACCAGCACCATCATGGAGTATAAAACAGACAATCTCATGCAACACTaactactagggatgggcacgagtagtaaattccaaactcgagtgatcgaaggaatagTATTTAGTAATTAGAATGCATCGCATCTGCAGCAgaaataggcctaatgatgaatggcaatattaccaaccaaacatgaaatgcttattctccatcaaaacaatcagttatcagagtattcattatttattattaaataactattacgttcaaaacacattttccttacaaaaataaatatgtgtctCACAATTTGTTTTAAaacggtttaaaaaaataaataaaaaatcaagtagcctaaccattgcaaataatttaaagctgcgaatgaaacggcagcaaatggactatggaaacacttagcgttgtgatcttctctacacggccgggattacagctgcgtcttgcggcggtgaaaatagccgacacacttggttgctgcgggtctactttcccgaactcaccgttgtgtttcaggagcatatgttgccgcatagtacttgtagtactctggtagctcgatttcgcttggcatattttacatttcaccttatgatctcctatttctttaaagtatttcaattctttgcGGCGCtatgctttaaccgccatctcttaactttttgaattctgggatgcctgcacacggcacggcacggcacgcgccacacagaaatggatacatttcatttgctttgtgcccacggcatgcgttagtggcgccgcacagtcagaaaattgatacatttgctccagaaaactttgtttgcgtgtgtatatgcaaactcgagtttgcctgtccaccaaccgagttcatttgtaacgaggagtactcgagtattcgattcctcacgcccatccctactaaCTACCAAGCcccatttttttattattaattatggtTTTGTTTCTTTTAGGGATAACTCCAGTTTCAGAAACACCAAGATCACCCTGTGAGGAGACCAACACATGAACCAGATTGTGGAAACGGATTGTGGTGGATGATGAATGCATGGCATGTGAAATCAAGAGCGGATGGATGTatgtttgaatgaatgaatgaatgaatgaatgaatgaatgagagtACAAATGAATGACAGAGGTCGTGATTTTCATCTGACTTGTGATCTTATTATTAATTAAAGCAGCTGTTAAACAAGTCTGTGGTCCACAAATTACTTCCTGTGGTTCTGCTCAaccttgggccccccccccccccccaagaggaGCATGATAATGGGAAGACCCAGGCAGCTATCTACATATGTAATTTATACAACTGCATTTTAAATGAAAAAGGTTCCATTGTAATTAATGTTAAATCACCTGTATACAAACTGTGTGTGCTAATGTCCAACTGACActaggggtcaccaacctttttgaacccgagagctacttcatgtgtaccgagtcatacgaagggcacccagtttgatacactTCTGAAACAAcgaatttgctcagtttgcctttagttatatattactattaatgatactcatctatgagaagacactgatcatgttttctcacaataattatcaataatgacttaaaaaaggtgagaaagagttgttcaagaatgggTGGGGCTATGTTTAGAACAGGCGTGCGGGCGCCTCGTACGGTCCTTGCGAGCCCCCCGGTGCCCGCGGCTCCGTGGTGGTGACCCCTGCACTAGAGGGTGTTGTCAACACTAGACAATAATCTGGATAAAAAAAGGCACTTGGTTCCAGCAGGGGGCCACCTGCCATCTttagtgtgtttgaatgtgtcagTGTTTTTAATAATTGGACGATGTCATTCACCTGTACAGGTGTGGGCTCCAAGCTACAGTATATGTAGTGAACCCCATCGGCCATTTGGTGTCTTCTTCCACGGGCTTGTTggcttttggttttgtttctttgttttattcacATGGGAAAACCTCCCACTACCCACATTTCGATCGTCCACCCACTgcaatatatattaatttaatcgTTTATGTATAGTCCCCTGAAGGGGACATGGCTGTACGTATATTTTGGCAAAACACGGATACGCTGACTCTCAACCTTTCAGATCCACAGTTAACTTGTGTATTAACATTTCTAGCTATATTTAttatcgtttgtgtgtgtgtgttttaactgCTTGCGTCGTTAATGTGATTTTTATGTTTTGAAGCAATATACCGGGGGGAGACTATTTTCTGGTTATGAAATATGCTAACTTAaatgatgtatattattacacGTGCGTGCTTCAAACGCagcctttttttcattttctatgACTTCCCCATATAAATCCTGTATTTTGTACATTAACATAtcataaacacacaggcactATTTTTAACCCGCTTAATGACGGTTGTCGGCGGTACTAGGCTCCTGTAATGAGGTACTTCATGTTCACAATGTAAACACAGTTCACATTGACAACGAGTTGGAGTTCCAGATAGAGTTCCAGGTAAAGTGTCATTTACACAAACCCAGATGAGGATCATCCCATTAGTAGGGCCCTGAAGTCATTTACAAATTAAAAGATTAATTTGTTTTACTCCAAACATGACGCCACTTTGTTTTGTAAACAAAGTTCCTCCGGCTATGGAAAATACAACATATTCTATGGGGACTTTAATTTATGTAGATGAAATGTGAAATCTGTTAAAATGATCAAAATTGTCAACCAtacctgtgtgtgattgtggccAGGTATGGTCAAGTACATCAATTTGCATAGCATGTGCGTTGCCAGGTAGCGTCATCGTGTGTATGGGCGTTGCCgtgtaaaataaacatgtcagtTGTAATCTGTTCAAATCCTAATCTGGATTACCGCCGTCTCCAAATATCACCGCTACCATCTGGCCTGCTACCACGAATAGATGGTTTAGTCCCACCACGGACCACCTCACGTGAGTCAATCACTCACTATTCTCAGCAGGCAAACTCAGAAAGGCCTTCTCATGTGGTTATGGTATGTATGGTATGTAATCCATGTATGGTAGGTATGTACATGCATTTATGCATGTAAAAATACAATATAGTAATATACCAGTAGTGCTAATTACTACTAGAACAAAATTGCGTACTAGTGGTTCAAATGCATTGAGTGAATGAATTGAAGTTTGTTAGTAGTAGTAACCAGTAGTTACAATATACTTACTATAATAAGTGTGTATGTAGATGCATACACACttattatagtatatatttgTAACAGTACTACTTGGGCAAATATATTGCATGCATAAACTGAACTTTTGGAAATCTTAGTAGGGACGATGTCTAGTTTAAGAACTATAAGTCATATGAACTACAAGCACTTATAGTACCatgaaaataatgaaatgaCTGTATATTACTTGATAATCATGTAGATACAAATAAAAGCACACCACCATCAATATGATGTAATGCTTTATACTATAATTGATCGTTATGTCGATAGAAAGGTTGTCCTAGTTGAACTCTAAACAAGATTAAAGACTAACTgtcatttctctctctacccccacccccctctctcgccccttcccctcccctcccctcccctgtctctctttctctctctcttcctctacgtTCTatccactcccctctctccctctctattctctctccccctctgttttCCTCCCCCCACTATCTCTCGTTCTTTCTCGTTGGAGATGAGTAGTGAAAGTACATTTCACCTTAAGAAACTTCCAGCATGAGTTTCGAACCTTAACGCTTAACTTAATGGAACTTCAAGCATGAGGatctaaccttaacccttactTTAAAGGAATTTCCTGCACGAGGATCTTAACTTTACTCTTACTTTAAAGGACCTCAAGCTTGAGGATCAGACCTTATCCCTAACCTTTGCACTAGGATCTAACCTTCACTGTACTTCATGTAGAAGAACTGATTGGACCTGGAGCATCATAATAAGAAGAAAGCCTTATGTACCGGTAAGTTATAGATCTATAAGTATTTGTGGATCCACACTAGTTTTCCTTGTTCtagaatatatattattactCTATGTGTCTTATCTAAATTACTATATAAATCTTATCTGATGTACGATTGTAAAAGTTGCTCACTCTCCAGGTGAATATAATTTGAATGCAGAATGCTGATATAAAGGTATTCGCCGCAAAAAAACAGTCTGGATATGACATGAGAACGGgggtgtttaaatgtgtttaacACAACAGTTTCATGGACACCATAGATGCATTAGGGTTATCCCAATGAGCTACTCACAAGAATCCCAGTTGTCTTGACCTCTTTCCTTTATATTACAGATCTGTCAAACCTTATGTCCTTGTTCAGGGCAAGGGCAGCCTAACTATTTTATTTTGATAATTTTGCAGATAAGGATGCGCTCTCCCAAATGATGTTTTATTTAACAACCCTGTGTTTTTTCTTactttattacacacacaccacaccatttCAAACACAGCCATCATTTCTTTTTCAGTGACATGTACATGTAAATCCTGTATGTTATGCATGAACATGAACATATTACATGAGCACAGTATTCCTAATATTCCTGGAACAGAGCACTGTGGTGCTCATATTCCCAATGTAAACACAGTTCACATTGATTACGAGTTGGAGTTCTATGTATAGTGTCATTCACACAAACCCAGAGGCGGATTCATCCCCTTAATAGAGCCCTTAAGTCATTTACTTATTTAAAGATTCATTATTTAGGCCGGGTTTTACTTACAAATCCTATTTGTTGCATTAACTTTCGCATGCGTACAGGGTTTTGGTTTTAATAGTAAAAAGATCACGTAAAGCATTATGTTTGAAGGGTCAAAGATGGCTTGTGAAGCCAACCTGCAATTAAAGCAGATATCTTTTAATAAACAAATTTAGTTAAGTCTGAAAGAATCAGAAAGCATAAGGGTTATCCCAACGAGCTAATCCCAAGAATCCTCGACCTCTTTGACTTATATAACTGAACCGAGTTTGTCAAACCCAATCATGTCTTTGTTCAGGGCAAGGGAAACCTAACTATtccatcttgtttgtttttacagaTAAGGATGCGTTCTCCTCGATGGTTGCTAGGTGTGTGGCTTTGGTGGCTATGCATAGGAAATGCGCGGACAGCAACTTTCAAGCTGGCGCTGATTGGTCCGTGGTCATGTGACCCCCTGTTCTCCAGAGCGATGCCTGCCACAGCAGCGAACCTGGCGTTGTCATGGATACACAGAGATGTTGGACTCAGTAAAGGCTACTGGTACGACGTGGTACTTCTTGAGGAGGACTGCTCTGCCTCTAAAGGTATTATATAGTTTATATAGGACTAGTAATAAGGGACTtatctcaaataaataataagtacTACGTGTAGTACTGTAGTTGTATTAAACTACTAAAGGAGGAATTCTAAAGGTATTGCATAGTATATATAAGGTTGGTATATGTATTAATAAAGTGCCTTATATAGTACTTTAGTTTTATTCAACTAGTGGAGGAATACTCTGTCCTGCCCTCCAAATATTGTGCTAACATAGTTCTTAATGATTAATAATAAATCCTAATAAAGGATTAATAATGAATCACAGTAGAATCGATTTTGAATTTCCATATGTTAAGTTCAGGTTCAGACAACTTTATTGAAGCTTACCCAGTAACTAAACACATCATAATAAGATAGTCATACGTCAGAGGCCACAGATCAACACTCACCACAGAACAACGACCTGAtgtaaatacaataaaacaatttGTTATAAAAATAATGGAGTCATTTAGAATGACGTTTAATAGCCTGAGAGTAGAATGAAGGACTCAGTATAGTGGTTTACTCTCCTTAAGGGCAGTTTATACATCAGACTAGCTGATCATTCCTTTTCCTTTCTGCATTATTCTAAGCATTTTATCATAGTCTTAAGAGTAGTTAAGACAATtaatacctatatatatatatatatatatatatatatatatatatatatgagagagagagagagagagagagagagagagagagagagagagagagagagagagagagagagagagagagagagagagagagagagagagagagagagagagagagagagagagagatattccaCTCGGAATTAAGTAATAAAGTACCATAATGTTAAGTAGTGGGCTTGGTGAAAGTACACCATTAAGAATGTATTTGATGGTTGGGAAAACATTTAGCACGCGTTTGATGGTGGGGTGTTGGGTATCTGTTGATATATTTCTGGATGGATGTGATCTCTGTGCCTGCGTGATTATGTTCCAGCGGTGACTCAGCTGGTCGAAATGGAGGGATATGGCCACGCCTACATTGGACCCTTTAATCCCGCCCTTTGTCATGCTGCCACTCTAATGGCCCAGCACTGGGAGGCGGGGCTTGCTTCTCCAGGCTGTCTCAATTCTGAATGGCCAAGCCTTCCACCCATCACCCCTACCAGTCAAGTCCTGTTCGCTGTTTTGAGATTCTTCCGCTGGGCCCATGTGGGTGTGATCTCTGGTAAGTGGGTGTGGCTTATATACATGGGTAGGGTTTCTGGTAAGTGGGTGTGGTTTATATTAATGAGTGTGGACTCTGGATAGTGGGGTTGGCTTATATACATGGGTGGGGTCTTTGGTAAGTGAGTGTGGTTTATATAAATGGGTGTGTGGTCTGGCAAGTGTTGAGgtttgtttaaatgtgtgtgcgctCTGGTTAGTGGGTGTGGCTTATATACATGGGTGTGGTCtaatgcaacacttctcaagggagaagagaggcagggaggtggggggctCTTCATCAACTTTAGGATGTTGGAGTTGCCTGTGGCTAGCTAGGGTATGTTAGGGTAATTTAGGGCTAACATCATTCGACCTTGTGagctggggttagggttacttGAGCTGAGAGTTTGTTCTGGTAAAGATGATCATTGGTATGAATTCCTTGTTCTACAGCTCCGACTGACCTATGGGAAGGCACCGGGCAGGAAGTGGCCTCGGCTCTCAGAGCTCTTGGCATTCCAGTTGGTCCAGTTGTTACCATGGGAACAAAAGAGGAAGGACCTAAAGAAGCCCTGAAAGCCATCAGAGAAGCTgaccaggtcaaaggtcattaTGTTTGCTATTTGAAGcacttacgcacttattgtatgtcgtaagTCTTGACACCtgatgtacgcacttattgtatgttgtacgtccttacACTTAGTACATAGCATTGTGTAGTA from Gadus morhua chromosome 17, gadMor3.0, whole genome shotgun sequence includes these protein-coding regions:
- the eif4e2rs1 gene encoding eukaryotic translation initiation factor 4E family member 2 related sequence 1 isoform X2, giving the protein MNARDDPNGNNPHKSVSPGPGEHPLQYNYSLWFSRRTPSRPASIQSYEQNIRQIATVASVEQFWKLYSHLIRPGDLTGHSDFHLFKEGIKPMWEDDANRSGGKWIIRLRKGLASRFWENIILAMVGEQFMVGEEVCGVVVSIRFQEDILSIWNRTSSDQTTTSRIRDTLRRVLNLPPNTIMEYKTHNDSIKDNSSFRNTKITL
- the eif4e2rs1 gene encoding eukaryotic translation initiation factor 4E family member 2 related sequence 1 isoform X1, coding for MNQLELIKDEDEDLDELMNARDDPNGNNPHKSVSPGPGEHPLQYNYSLWFSRRTPSRPASIQSYEQNIRQIATVASVEQFWKLYSHLIRPGDLTGHSDFHLFKEGIKPMWEDDANRSGGKWIIRLRKGLASRFWENIILAMVGEQFMVGEEVCGVVVSIRFQEDILSIWNRTSSDQTTTSRIRDTLRRVLNLPPNTIMEYKTHNDSIKDNSSFRNTKITL